The following are encoded together in the Thalassolituus oleivorans MIL-1 genome:
- a CDS encoding DNA polymerase II: MISGSHSAFLLTSRWHDEGETTLLTYWWQTPRGPVRTVITQPVVCFIPAVAAERAQNAATTLGWPVTVKPVPMRSFDGEAAAACYLPSGLLYRWRDLMREQGVVCREVDIRPTDRYLMERFVYGAAELHGHWRQGAHFADIEGVRIMPTRYQPSLRCVSIDIETSFPRNGEPDRLFSIACYQPHESLVLMIGDPDQSNDEVTLVADEPALLRAFLTYIQACDPDVLIGWNVIQFDMDFLRRKYHQHGIAFTLGRDGSELQWRVPANQPDRIYLHIPGRVVMDGIECMRNATYQFESFALNDVAEHFLGDGKLLHGDDRGGDIERLFIDDKPALARYNLKDCELVWRIFEKADLFNFMIERAHMTGLPLDRMGGSVAAFENMYLPRLHRAGYVAPNLGEGYSAEKSPGGYVMDSRPGLFEHVLVLDFKSLYPSIIRTFKVDPMGLVEGLAAYEAGGATKETVVPGYFAAQFHQQRHILPDLIRHLGERRDLAKQQGNRALSQAIKVIMASCYGVLGSDGCRFYDTRLSASITKRSHDIIQQSSRWIAQQGYDVIYGDTDSVFVWLKKSVTNDEADVIGKQLVRDLNVWFKQELQAQWGVESHLEMEYETHYRRFFMPSIRGEETGSKKRYAGLIETAGKAEMVFKGLEAVRTDWTPLARQFQRELYRRVFFAEPYEDWLREQVNALLTGQRDDLLIYRKRLRRPLPLYQKNRPPHARAASLLDAWREQQGLKPRFSDRGGWISYKITINGPEPVEIQRSLVDYGHYLEKQLAPIADAIFQFTGDDFLRIAGQQLDLF; this comes from the coding sequence GTGATTTCTGGGTCGCATTCCGCATTTTTATTGACCAGCCGTTGGCATGACGAGGGCGAAACCACCTTGCTAACGTATTGGTGGCAAACCCCTCGGGGGCCAGTGCGCACGGTTATTACTCAGCCGGTCGTATGCTTTATTCCGGCGGTAGCAGCGGAGCGCGCGCAAAATGCCGCAACCACACTGGGTTGGCCGGTAACGGTTAAACCAGTTCCGATGCGCTCGTTTGATGGAGAAGCGGCCGCAGCCTGTTACTTACCATCTGGTTTGCTATATCGCTGGCGCGATCTAATGCGTGAACAAGGCGTGGTGTGTCGTGAAGTCGACATACGCCCTACGGATCGCTATTTGATGGAGCGCTTTGTATACGGAGCTGCCGAGTTGCATGGACACTGGCGCCAAGGTGCTCATTTTGCCGACATCGAGGGCGTTCGTATCATGCCGACGCGGTATCAGCCGTCGTTGCGCTGTGTGTCGATTGATATCGAAACCTCCTTTCCGCGTAACGGCGAGCCCGATCGGTTATTTTCGATTGCTTGCTATCAGCCGCATGAGTCCCTCGTGTTGATGATTGGTGATCCTGATCAAAGTAATGACGAGGTCACGCTGGTGGCCGATGAACCGGCGTTATTGCGCGCGTTTTTAACCTACATCCAAGCGTGTGATCCTGATGTGTTGATAGGTTGGAACGTGATCCAATTTGATATGGATTTCCTACGGCGTAAATATCACCAACACGGCATTGCTTTTACCTTGGGTCGTGATGGTAGCGAGCTGCAATGGCGTGTACCTGCTAATCAACCGGATCGTATCTATCTGCATATTCCCGGACGGGTGGTGATGGATGGCATTGAGTGCATGCGCAACGCCACCTATCAGTTTGAAAGCTTCGCCCTGAATGATGTTGCCGAGCATTTTCTCGGTGATGGCAAGTTACTCCATGGGGATGATCGCGGTGGCGATATTGAGCGACTTTTTATCGACGATAAACCTGCTCTTGCGCGCTATAACCTCAAAGACTGTGAATTGGTGTGGCGTATTTTCGAGAAGGCTGATTTGTTCAATTTTATGATCGAACGTGCTCATATGACCGGATTACCTTTGGATCGTATGGGCGGTTCGGTTGCGGCATTCGAGAACATGTACTTACCGCGCTTGCATCGTGCAGGCTATGTTGCACCAAACTTAGGTGAAGGTTACAGCGCCGAAAAAAGCCCAGGCGGCTACGTTATGGATTCGCGTCCTGGGTTATTTGAACACGTATTGGTCTTGGATTTTAAAAGTCTGTATCCGTCGATTATTCGTACTTTTAAAGTGGATCCTATGGGGCTGGTGGAAGGTTTGGCCGCTTACGAAGCGGGAGGCGCGACCAAAGAGACAGTGGTTCCCGGTTATTTTGCCGCCCAATTTCATCAGCAACGGCACATATTGCCAGATCTGATTCGCCACTTAGGCGAGCGCCGTGATCTTGCCAAACAGCAAGGGAACCGAGCGTTATCGCAGGCGATCAAAGTGATTATGGCGTCCTGCTATGGCGTGCTGGGATCTGATGGGTGTCGGTTTTACGATACGCGCTTATCGGCATCTATTACTAAGCGCAGCCACGACATTATTCAGCAAAGCTCCCGCTGGATTGCTCAGCAGGGTTACGACGTCATTTATGGTGATACCGATTCGGTTTTTGTGTGGCTTAAAAAAAGTGTCACTAACGATGAAGCCGATGTCATCGGTAAGCAGTTAGTACGTGATCTTAATGTGTGGTTTAAGCAAGAATTGCAGGCGCAATGGGGCGTTGAGAGCCATCTGGAGATGGAATACGAAACTCACTATCGTCGATTTTTTATGCCCTCTATTCGGGGTGAAGAAACGGGCAGTAAAAAGCGTTATGCCGGGCTCATTGAAACCGCCGGCAAGGCTGAGATGGTGTTTAAAGGGCTAGAAGCGGTGCGCACCGATTGGACACCGCTGGCACGTCAGTTTCAACGCGAACTGTATCGAAGAGTGTTCTTTGCTGAACCTTATGAGGACTGGTTGCGCGAGCAGGTTAATGCCTTGTTGACGGGCCAACGCGATGACTTATTGATTTATCGTAAACGCTTGCGGCGGCCTCTGCCCTTATATCAAAAGAACCGTCCGCCACATGCACGTGCAGCTAGCTTGTTAGATGCGTGGCGCGAGCAGCAAGGGCTGAAACCAAGGTTCAGTGACCGTGGTGGTTGGATTTCTTACAAAATTACTATTAACGGCCCCGAGCCAGTGGAAATTCAACGGTCACTAGTGGACTATGGGCACTACTTAGAAAAACAGCTAGCGCCTATCGCCGATGCTATTTTTCAGTTTACGGGTGATGATTTTTTGCGCATCGCGGGGCAGCAGTTAGATTTGTTTTAA
- a CDS encoding cyclic nucleotide-binding domain-containing protein, with product MYLSGQPSPSTAELLSRMQYLTQQLLKDFDANEASVTLEGIDDLYDYFDRDKLFIVQDGMLHLSKNGQTLASFEEGDLVGVSHSFHMQVPILRTDEYVELVPIDRDDFLRHIYSDKRRQHFWSHYLICQNALLLNYLSDQARQEVKPTAGFQNFSAGEVIIKQGDVGDHVYTIISGEADVFVDNVKVGILSEDEVFGAMAAFTREPRTASVIAANHCTVMAVPQDDFVVLIEAQPKAAVNLIENLARRITIMNQQLIELSGQGHPRE from the coding sequence ATGTACCTGAGTGGACAACCATCTCCCAGCACCGCTGAACTATTAAGTCGGATGCAGTATTTAACCCAACAGCTGCTCAAAGATTTTGATGCTAATGAGGCATCCGTTACCTTAGAAGGCATAGATGACCTCTACGATTACTTTGATCGCGACAAGTTGTTTATCGTGCAAGATGGCATGCTTCATCTCAGTAAAAACGGCCAAACTCTCGCCAGTTTCGAAGAAGGTGATCTTGTTGGCGTAAGCCATTCATTCCATATGCAAGTACCGATATTACGTACCGACGAATATGTTGAATTAGTACCCATTGATCGCGACGACTTCCTGCGCCACATATATTCCGACAAACGTCGTCAGCATTTTTGGAGCCATTACCTAATCTGTCAGAATGCACTTTTACTCAATTACCTCAGTGACCAAGCACGACAAGAAGTGAAGCCAACGGCTGGATTCCAAAATTTCAGCGCTGGTGAAGTAATCATTAAACAAGGTGACGTCGGTGATCACGTTTACACCATCATTAGCGGCGAAGCTGATGTATTTGTCGATAATGTCAAAGTTGGGATATTAAGCGAAGATGAAGTCTTTGGTGCAATGGCAGCGTTCACACGCGAACCGCGCACTGCAAGTGTTATTGCTGCAAATCACTGCACGGTTATGGCCGTTCCACAAGATGATTTCGTCGTGTTAATCGAAGCTCAGCCAAAAGCTGCTGTAAATCTAATCGAGAACTTAGCACGTCGCATTACCATTATGAATCAGCAACTTATCGAGCTTTCTGGACAGGGGCATCCAAGAGAATAA
- a CDS encoding pentapeptide repeat-containing protein, giving the protein MTTPQISQDPLYQMLRHDDVEGFNRARQAGTACDLRGCDLRGLDLRKLELAGMDLTDAYFRGADLRGIDFRGCRLDGASLADAKISGCYFPVEIRAEEIFLSVSHGIRLRHPE; this is encoded by the coding sequence ATGACCACACCGCAAATCAGCCAAGATCCACTCTACCAAATGCTGCGTCATGACGATGTCGAGGGTTTTAACCGCGCACGCCAAGCAGGCACGGCTTGCGATCTTAGAGGGTGTGATTTACGTGGCTTAGATTTACGTAAACTCGAGTTAGCGGGCATGGATCTAACCGATGCCTATTTTCGGGGAGCAGATCTGCGCGGTATCGACTTTCGCGGCTGTCGATTGGATGGAGCGAGCCTTGCTGATGCCAAAATCAGCGGCTGTTATTTTCCCGTAGAGATTCGCGCTGAAGAAATATTTCTGTCGGTCAGTCACGGCATACGATTGCGTCACCCTGAGTAA
- a CDS encoding ABC transporter ATP-binding protein produces MSASLLTVEGLSLHRGGAALVNQVSFDVKAGELIMLVGPNGAGKSTLLSMLAGLQRGDAGSVAVLQRATHTWPRNAWAEHVTFVPQLSSMNFPLTVRDVVSLGGLAHSTSMVTLRQQVKAALQGWDIDYLAEHDVRRLSGGEQQRCQLARSWVQMQQAQSILWLLDEPLSALDLRHQHQCLQQIRAITAQGKSVLMVVHDLNMARQHADRVLMMCCGELVADGSAEQVLNAEQVSRVFQVETYLDHGWLGWR; encoded by the coding sequence ATGAGTGCCTCTTTACTTACGGTTGAAGGTCTTAGCTTGCATCGTGGCGGCGCGGCTTTAGTCAATCAGGTGTCGTTCGACGTTAAAGCGGGCGAGCTGATCATGTTAGTCGGCCCAAATGGAGCCGGTAAGTCGACCTTATTATCTATGCTGGCTGGATTACAACGCGGCGATGCCGGAAGTGTTGCCGTATTACAGCGCGCTACCCATACTTGGCCGCGCAATGCTTGGGCGGAACATGTGACTTTTGTACCACAGTTGTCATCTATGAATTTTCCCTTAACCGTACGTGATGTCGTAAGCCTAGGGGGGTTGGCGCACAGCACGTCAATGGTGACACTGCGTCAGCAAGTTAAGGCAGCATTGCAGGGATGGGATATAGATTACTTAGCAGAGCACGATGTTCGACGTTTATCTGGTGGTGAGCAGCAGCGCTGTCAGCTTGCACGTAGTTGGGTACAGATGCAGCAAGCACAGAGCATCTTATGGCTATTAGATGAACCCTTAAGCGCACTGGATTTACGTCATCAGCACCAGTGCTTACAGCAAATACGTGCCATAACCGCCCAAGGTAAAAGTGTGTTAATGGTGGTGCATGATCTTAATATGGCGCGTCAGCATGCCGATCGAGTACTAATGATGTGTTGTGGCGAGTTGGTCGCCGATGGTAGCGCGGAGCAGGTATTGAACGCTGAACAGGTAAGCCGGGTATTTCAGGTAGAAACGTATCTTGATCACGGCTGGCTAGGTTGGCGCTAA